The segment GTCGCGCTGAGCGAGGGGCAACTGGCAGACGGCATCAGCGCAAGCGATGCCTTCGACGGCGAACAGCTCACGATCTCGATCAAAAAGGCGTCCGATGTGTGAATCAGCTAGCACGTCCAAGATGCCCGGCGCTTCAAACGGAGACACATGATTCAAGACACGTTACAACGACCTCCAGGGCAGATGTCGCCGGCCATCGCCACACTGCCCGGCATCGAACTGAGCGTCGGGCAACACCAGGCGCTCGACGACGTGTTGGCCGCGCTGGACCGGCCGGGGATGCGCCGCGCGATTGGCCTATTCGGCCCCCGCGGCAGCGGCAAAACCACGCTGCTGAGCGCCCTGTGCAGGGGTGGCGCATCCGCCCGGCGCACGCCTCAGCATCGCAAGGTCGTATGCGCGCTGATCAACGCCGCCAATCTGCCGACCGACCTGGCCCCCTGGCAACGCCTGATCTTTGGCGTGCTCGACAAGTTGGCGCAACAGCCTGGCGCGCCCGCGACCGTCCAGGAACTCCGCGCCGAACTGGAAGAGGTGGTGCAACACGAGGCGAACGACGACGCAAGCGCCACGCTCGCCGCCGCTGCATTTGCCCACCATATGCGCGCTGCCTTTGCCGGCATGATCCACAGCGCCATCACGCTCTCGAACGCGACGTTCGTCGTGGCCATTGATCACCTCGACAAAGCGACGCCGGAAAGCATCGCCCAACTCCTGGAGGCCTCGAAATACTTCCTCAACGCCCAGCATTGTGCCACCTTGATCTGCGCCGACCAATCTGAGCTTATCCAAAAGCTCGGCGATGCGGCGATGTTGCGCGCCTGGCTCACCGACCAAGTCGAATTGCGCGCGAGCGCGCATCCCACGCATCGCGAAGCAGCCATCCTCCCCCCAACCCAGCCAGCGCGGACGCCGCCTCGCCCGATCGCTTCAGACATCCCGCCGCTTTGCGTTCAACTCTTCACCGACATCCTGGGGAGCGACCGCTATGCGATCGAGCGCGCCGGCGAACACTGGCGCGCAGCCATGCGCGCGCTGGCCAAGCGCAACGCCGCGGGCTACCACACCGACGTATCCGGCGCGATGATCGCCAAGTTGTGCGCGCTGCGCGTGCTTTCACCGGCACTGTTCGATGCCATCCGCCTGGATGCGCCGGCGCTGACCACGCTCGAACGGCGCGCGCGCCTACAGGATTCGGCCCGCAGCTACCCCGACGAATGGACCGAGGCGCTGGAGCGCGACCCGCGCCTGGCCCGGCTATTCGCCGCTGCGCCGAGCTTCATCGGCGTTGACGCGCGCCACCTGGCAACTGCGCTGCGTCTGGTGCATACCGGCGACGAAGCGACGGTTCGGCAAACAAAACCACTCACAGCCCAACCGGTAGGAGGCGGCGTTAAGCTCGTCGCGCTGAACCGGCCTCGTCCGCATGGACGGCCCGCAGCTCCAGCATCGTCTGCGCCGATCTGGACGCCGATTACGGTGGCGGCCGGCGTGTTCATCATGGATCGCTTGATCAAGCTGGCCGTCCAATCCGTCGAGGGGCTCCGCAGCGGCGCGTCGGTGCCGGGTGGGCTGATCGGGCTACAGCCCCCCCCGGAAGCCAACCTGGTGGAGATCGGTTTAACTATCGGCGTCACGCTGGTCGGCCTAGCGTTGTGCATCCTGATCGCGGCCTTCGCGGGCCGGCGCATTGACGGCAGGCGCGCCAAAGCCTACGGGCTGATCGCCGGCGGGCTGACCACCAATCTGTTCGACCGCGCCACGTATGGCGCAGCGATGAACTACCTGCACATCGCCAACTTGCCGGTGTTTAACCTGGCCCACCTCGCGCTGTTGGTCGGCGCAGCGATGCTGGCCGTCGCCATCCTGACCCACCCGTCCCATGCCGTGCGTAGTCACCACGCAGGCGATCTCGACCATGAGTGAGGAAGCGCGCGTCGCCGAATCCAACCCACCGGCGGAAAGCCCGGGCCGACCAGTGGCGGCCCTCTTCTTCCAGCGCTACGGTTTGCTATTGCTGGTGACGGGCATCGCCCTGGCTGCGGACATCATCACCAAACGCATCGTCGAGGCGCAGATTCCGCTCTACACGTCCATCCCGGTCATTGGCCCCTATCTGAGCTGGACGCACACTCAGAACACAGGCGCGGCGTTCAGCCTGTTCCAAAACGGCGGCGCGTTCTTCATCGCCGTCGCACTGATCGTGTCAGCAGTGATCCTGTATTACGCGCCTCGGCTTCCGGCCGGCGATTGGCTCTCGCGGGTCGCGCTGGGTCTACAGCTCGGCGGCGCCGTAGGCAACTTGCTCGATCGCCTGCGCCAGGGCTACGTCACCGACTTCATCCACTTCCAGATCCCCGAAATCGGCTTCGACTGGCCGGTGTTCAACATCGCCGACAGCGCCATCGTCGTGGGCGTGATTGTGTTGATTGCGGCCAGCTTCCTGCGCGGCAACAAAGCGTAACCCGCTATGGCGCGCGAACGCTCCGCCAACGACGCAACATCCATCCCGCCGACGGACGCGCGACGCGCCGTGCTGTGGGACATGGACGGCGTGCTGGTGGACTCGGCCGACTACCACTATGCAGCCTGGCGCGAAGCGCTGGCGCGCGAGCGCTATGACCTCAGCTACGAAGCGTTCCGCGCCACCTTCGGCCAACGCAACGACACCATCCTGCGCGGCATCTTTGGGCCAGACCTGGCCGATGCAGAAGTGAACCGCATCGCGGACGCGAAGGAAGCGCTCTATCGCCAACTCGTGCGCGAGCGCGGCATCGCGCCGTTGCCCGGCGTCCTGCGCTGGTTGCAGGCACTGCGCACCGCCGGCTGGCGGCAAGCGGTCGCCTCGGCTGCGCCGCGCGCCAATATAGACGCTATCCTTGCCGCCGTGGGCATCGGGCATTACTTCGACGCGATCACCTCGGGCGAAGACGTGACCTCGGGCAAACCCGATCCGCAGGTCTACCTCATCTCGGCGCAACGCGTCGGCGCCCCGCCAGCGCGTTGCGTGGTGGTGGAGGATGCGCCGGCAGGATTGGAAGGCGCACGCCGCGCCGGCATGCGCTGCATCGGCGTCACATCCACCCACGATCGCCTGGACGCCGACGTAGTCGTCGCGTCGTTGTCCGAGCTGGATGACGACGCGTTCGACCGGCTGATCCTGCGCTAAACAGCGGTCATCCGTCGAACTCAACTTCTTCCCCGGCCGTAGGACGCTCATCGGCGGGCGGCCGCTCTTCCTCGGGGAAATGCTCGATGATGATCTCGCCGAACAACGTCTCCTGGTAACACCGCACGACGTGGCGCTTGAGCAGCTCCAGCAACGCCAGCAACGTCACCACGATCTCAACCCGCGTGTGCACGCCCTCCAGCATGTCGGTGAAGGCCACCCGCCGGTGGGTGTTCACGGCGGACAGGATGCGGTCCATACAGTCGTTCACAGTGAACGGCAGCCGAGCGATCACCTCGTCGGCGACCGGCGGCGGCAGCCAACGATTCACGACGCGCTGCATTGCGCCGGCCAGCGCCTCCAGCGTGACGTTATCCAGGGGCAGTTTCTTCGATGGCGGGCGGGGAATGGGCGGCGGCTGCACCGGATAGGCGCGCAACTGCTGCTGCTCGCGCGCCCTCAGCATCCTCGCGGCGTGCTTGTAGAGCTGGTAAGCCTGCAGTTGGTTCACCAGGTCATCGGTCTCCTCCTGCGCTTCGAGCGCGACGACAACCTGCGGCAACAACGCGCGACTCTTGATCACGATGAGGCGGGCGGCGACCGAGAGGAAGTGTGCAATGGTGCGCGGGTCGCGCCGAGGCATGCCGGCCATGTAGGCGATGAACTGATCGGTCACCATAGCCAGCGAGACCGCGGTGATCTCCAACTGGCGCTCTTCGATCAGCCGCAGGAGCACATCGAGTGGGCCTTCATAGACCGGCAGGTGGATCGAGAATGGCGGATTGCCAGCCGGCCCTGCCGCGCCCCGAACGACCTCGCCGCCGGTGAAGCTTGTATGCTGCATCTCGGTCATCGCCCATTTCTCCTCACTGCGGATCTCCGTCAGTGCGTTGTTCCGC is part of the Candidatus Roseilinea sp. genome and harbors:
- a CDS encoding hydrolase, encoding MARERSANDATSIPPTDARRAVLWDMDGVLVDSADYHYAAWREALARERYDLSYEAFRATFGQRNDTILRGIFGPDLADAEVNRIADAKEALYRQLVRERGIAPLPGVLRWLQALRTAGWRQAVASAAPRANIDAILAAVGIGHYFDAITSGEDVTSGKPDPQVYLISAQRVGAPPARCVVVEDAPAGLEGARRAGMRCIGVTSTHDRLDADVVVASLSELDDDAFDRLILR
- a CDS encoding segregation/condensation protein A — encoded protein: MTEMQHTSFTGGEVVRGAAGPAGNPPFSIHLPVYEGPLDVLLRLIEERQLEITAVSLAMVTDQFIAYMAGMPRRDPRTIAHFLSVAARLIVIKSRALLPQVVVALEAQEETDDLVNQLQAYQLYKHAARMLRAREQQQLRAYPVQPPPIPRPPSKKLPLDNVTLEALAGAMQRVVNRWLPPPVADEVIARLPFTVNDCMDRILSAVNTHRRVAFTDMLEGVHTRVEIVVTLLALLELLKRHVVRCYQETLFGEIIIEHFPEEERPPADERPTAGEEVEFDG
- the lspA gene encoding lipoprotein signal peptidase codes for the protein MPCVVTTQAISTMSEEARVAESNPPAESPGRPVAALFFQRYGLLLLVTGIALAADIITKRIVEAQIPLYTSIPVIGPYLSWTHTQNTGAAFSLFQNGGAFFIAVALIVSAVILYYAPRLPAGDWLSRVALGLQLGGAVGNLLDRLRQGYVTDFIHFQIPEIGFDWPVFNIADSAIVVGVIVLIAASFLRGNKA